A region of the Solirubrobacterales bacterium genome:
TCGATCACGACGGCCGCCACGGATGCGCGGTGGTAAGCGGAGCACTTCGTTGCTGGGGCTACAACGACGCGGGCGTGATCATCAATCCGGGCGCGGTTTCCTACAACTCCTCGCAGGCCGTGGCCGGTGTCACTACTGGTGTCGTGAATGTCACGGTTGGATACGAACAGACCTGTGTGATTGTGACCGGCGGCGTCGTTCGCTGCTGGGGTGAGGGCAGCATCGGTGAGAACGGCAACGGCGCCAGCACCGATCAGGTTCCTCCGGGAGTAGTGGCGATTCCCGCGGGCGCTTCGCAGCTCTCCACGGGGAACGGCCACACGTGCGCGCTGGTCGGTGACCAGGCGCGCTGCTGGGGCTTCAACTACTACGGCCAGGTCGGCGACCCGGCGGCCAACTACAGCTATCCCTCGCCGATCGTCCCGCTCGGGCTCGGATCCGGCGTGAACTCGATCGACACCGGAAACAACAACACCTGCGCGATCCAGGGCGCACAGGTCAAGTGCTGGGGGCAGTATGGGCTGGGCGTCCTGGGCAACGGCGCTTCATCGGCGTCGACGACGCCCTTCACGGTTCCAGGATTCTCCGCAGCAACGCGGGTGTCCACCAGCGCAGGCCACACTTGTGCAATCGAGTCGCCGCAGCTCAGGTGCCTGGGGGCAAATTCGTATGGCCAGCTCGGTGACGGCTCCGGTCAGCCGCAGTGGCAGGCAGTTCCCTCGACGACGCTCAACACGATCGGGACGATCGCCCGAGTCGCAACCAACGAATCCACCACTTGCGTGCGCGTGACAATCAGCGTCACCAACTCTGCTCGCTGCATCGGAAACGACTGGCTCGGCCAGCTCGGTGACGACAACGCTGGATCAACTGGCGCAAATACCGTGACCCAACCGGTCGGGATGACGTCGCTCGTCACCCAGATGACGGGTTCGGATCGCGTCTTCTGCGCCGAGCGCAACGACGGACTCTTCTGCTGGGGTTCTAACTACCAATCGCGCCTTGGTCGCGGCACGGACTCGTCGGTCGAGGATTCCTACGGCATCCCCAGCAATCCCATCGGCATGACTTCGAACATTGGATCGATCGCAGTCAGCTCAGACCATGCCTGCGCGGCCTCGATGACCAATCTGTTCTGCTGGGGAAACAACGGCTTCGGGCAGTCGACGGGAACATCTACGGCAATTGTCACGTCGCCAACCCTGTCCCCGATCACCACTGTCTTCGGCGGCGAGGGGCAGATCGCAGTGAGCGACGGGACGACATGCGCGATCGTCTCGGGCAGCCCCAGGCGGATCCGTTGCTTTGGCGAGGGCACGAGCGGCCAACTCGGAAACGGCGCGAGCGCCAACTCCACTTCGGCCGTCACGGTGACCCAGGCGGGCGGCGTTCAACTGGCAAACCCGGCGTTCATCGATGCGGCTGAGGACACGTTCTGTGCGATCGAAAGCTCGGTCGTCAAGTGCTGGGGCAGCGGCGGTCGTGGCGAGCTGGGCACGGGTTCATTCGCGAACTCGAACGTCGCCGTCACGGTTCCCGGCACCGAGGGCGCCACCGATATCGACGGCTGGGCCGACCATTTCTGCGCAACGGTCGCGGGCGCAGTGAAATGTTGGGGGATCGGAGACCAGGGCGAGATCGGCAACATGAGCGGCTACGGAATCACCACGCCAACTCTGGCCACAAACGTCACTGCCGCGCTGTTCCCGCCGGCGAGCCCTCTGCCTCCGGCGGCCGTACCTGAGCGCCGGAAGGCCCGTTATGAGCTCAAGCTCACCGGCAAGGTCCGTCGAAGCGGAAAGAGCATCTATGCGCCGCTGCGACTGCGCTTCAAGGTGCCGACAGGCTTCACCTCCGCTCAGTCCTGCGGCGTCAGGCCAACGATCTCCGTTCCGACTTCAAAGAAGAAGACCGCAAAGCTCAAGGTCAAGTTCAAGCCGGCCAAGGGTTACTGCACCTACACGGGCAAAATCAAGCTTCCGAAGTCGCTTCGCGGAAAGAAGAAAAGGTTCACCGTGAAATCTGCGGCAGGCGGTGCCACTACGGCGACCACCTACAAAAAGACGCTGAAGCTCAAGTAGTCGCGATCGTTGCTTCCGGCTGAGGATCGGCGTCTGGCTCGTCTAGCGGTGTCAGGTCGATCGATCGCGCGCGCATAACACCGCCCTCGCGGGGCTGGAAGGCAACCCCGCGGAACCGCCAGCGCTCGTCCTTCGCTGTCGTCGGAACGATCTCGCATCTCGTCAGCAGCACGCGCAGCACGACATCCATTTCGAGCTTCGCGAACGCGGCCCCCGCGCAACGCCGCACGCCTCCGCCGAATGGAACCCACGAGTAGGTGTCCGGCGGCGCGTCGAGGAATCGGTCGGGGTTGAAGCGAGCTGGCTCGGGGAAAAGTGAAGCGTTTCTGTGCAGGGCATTGAAATCAACGATCACGTGCATGCCGGGCGGGAGTGTCCACTCGCCCAGCTCAAAGTCCTTGACGACGTGGCGCGCCGTGCCGACGATCACCGGACGCGTTCTCTGGACCTCCCAGAAAGTCGCCTCACGCAAGCGAGAGCCGCCTAGCTTTGCCTCCTCGACGAGGCGTTCGAGCAACGCCGGATGACGACGTAGTCGCTCAACGGCCCAGGCCAGCGAAGACGCCGTCGTCTCATGACCGGCGACGAGGATCGTGAGCAGCTCATCCGAGATTTGCTCTCGGGTCATCTCGGCGCCGTCGTCGTAGCGCGCCTGTAGTAGAAGCGCAAGAACGTCTGAGCGATC
Encoded here:
- a CDS encoding cytochrome P450, translating into MSKTEQLPPKVPFAAVSISLAFLAGRPDLVSRRNKKRGPTIRAYVPGFGETVGVSDPALAKQVFTAKPDVLHAGDTNPLKRMLGDSSIFALDEELHLRERRLILPPFHGERMGTYTRIFEEEVLAELVTWPAGNDFRTLEPMTRITLNAILRAVFGAEDDEFEDLRRIVPPMVKLGSMLAAAPFLQKNWGRRSPWVRFNALRAEYNDAIDRVVATHRADEHLADRSDVLALLLQARYDDGAEMTREQISDELLTILVAGHETTASSLAWAVERLRRHPALLERLVEEAKLGGSRLREATFWEVQRTRPVIVGTARHVVKDFELGEWTLPPGMHVIVDFNALHRNASLFPEPARFNPDRFLDAPPDTYSWVPFGGGVRRCAGAAFAKLEMDVVLRVLLTRCEIVPTTAKDERWRFRGVAFQPREGGVMRARSIDLTPLDEPDADPQPEATIATT